One genomic region from Hirundo rustica isolate bHirRus1 chromosome 5, bHirRus1.pri.v3, whole genome shotgun sequence encodes:
- the FGFBP1 gene encoding fibroblast growth factor-binding protein 1, giving the protein MKIKSFGLLCVLMLVSQMLQANCERQKERKKGRQGIEHGGKNQKESNQGKEKGQKSKGGKSFPKGKFETKENAECTWSVTDTNAVTVHVQCKHGDSEFWCEFSGDPSSCAQYAANQKSYWKQVSRSLKKQKQICRDPKSVLKSKLCRKGPQSAHLRLTHSSLLTAVGPAKENTMHHTKEVAQTPADASVTEKRLEHSPQDCVEDVDYVDQKKVAEEYCPESLLSFCNFFITMVQDKRC; this is encoded by the coding sequence ATGAAGATCAAAAGCTTTGGACTCCTTTGTGTGTTGATGCTGGTCTCCCAGATGCTACAAGCCAACTGtgaaagacagaaggaaagaaaaaagggaagacaaGGCATAGAACATggtggaaaaaaccaaaaggaatctaaccaaggaaaagaaaaagggcagaagtcaaaaggaggaaaatcatTTCCTAAAGGCAAGTTTGAAACCAAAGAAAATGCTGAGTGCACCTGGTCAGTGACAGACACAAATGCTGTTACTGTGCACGTACAGTGCAAGCATGGTGACAGTGAGTTCTGGTGTGAATTCTCTGGAGACCCTTCTAGCTGTGCACAGTATGCAGCAAACCAGAAATCCTACTGGAAACAAGTCTCCCGATCTCtaaagaagcagaagcagatttGTCGAGACCCTAAAAGTGTACTAAAATCTAAATTATGTAGGAAAGGCCCACAAAGTGCTCACCTCAGGTTGACTCACTCAAGTCTACTAACAGCAGTGGGTCCTGCCAAAGAGAACACAATGCATCACACAAAAGAAGTTGCTCAGACTCCAGCAGATGCCTCTGTGACTGAAAAAAGGCTAGAACACAGTCCTCAAGACTGTGTCGAAGATGTAGATTACGTTGACCAGAAAAAGGTGGCTGAGGAATACTGTCCAGAaagcttgctttctttctgcaaCTTTTTTATCACAATGGTCCAAGACAAACGATGCTGA